Proteins encoded within one genomic window of Bradyrhizobium sp. CB1717:
- a CDS encoding TetR/AcrR family transcriptional regulator has protein sequence MGMGRPREFDAELALDQAMEVFWRHGYEGATIAQLTEAMGINPPSLYACFGNKEGLLKAALDRYTKLRGAWMDEVVAAPTAREVAERMLMGIADKQTDPANPPGCLLVQGGIACGSGSENVPFELAARRAQNEDQLRDRFVRAKAEGDLRESADPAALARYVSAVSVGMGVMASSGADREALRQVADVAVQAVEAQSADRT, from the coding sequence ATGGGCATGGGACGCCCCCGCGAATTCGACGCCGAATTGGCGTTGGACCAGGCGATGGAAGTGTTTTGGCGCCATGGCTATGAGGGCGCCACGATCGCCCAGCTCACCGAGGCCATGGGCATCAACCCGCCCAGTCTCTACGCCTGCTTCGGCAACAAGGAAGGCCTGTTGAAGGCCGCGCTCGACCGCTACACCAAGCTGCGCGGCGCCTGGATGGACGAGGTGGTGGCCGCACCCACCGCCCGCGAGGTCGCCGAGCGGATGCTGATGGGCATCGCCGACAAGCAGACCGATCCCGCCAACCCGCCCGGCTGCCTGCTCGTGCAAGGCGGCATCGCCTGCGGCTCCGGCTCCGAGAACGTCCCCTTCGAGCTCGCTGCCCGCCGCGCCCAGAACGAAGACCAGCTCCGCGACCGCTTTGTCCGCGCCAAGGCGGAGGGCGATCTCAGGGAAAGCGCCGATCCCGCCGCGCTCGCGCGCTATGTCTCGGCAGTGTCGGTCGGGATGGGCGTGATGGCATCGTCCGGCGCTGATCGCGAAGCGCTGCGGCAAGTGGCTGATGTCGCCGTGCAGGCGGTCGAGGCGCAGTCGGCTGACCGAACCTGA
- a CDS encoding MaoC family dehydratase — translation MAQVEWFDDLTIGMRFKSPEVVVTEADIKRFAAEYDPQPMHLDHEAAKETLFKGLAASGWHTAAIAMNLAIQSRPFGPHPLIGAGVDGLRWTMPVRPNDRLHLVGEVMSLTPSKSKPQGIALVKWTMFNQNDEEVYTFTPIAIVPRRG, via the coding sequence ATGGCGCAGGTCGAATGGTTCGACGATCTCACCATTGGAATGCGGTTCAAGTCGCCCGAGGTGGTGGTCACCGAAGCGGACATCAAGCGCTTCGCCGCCGAGTACGATCCGCAGCCGATGCATCTCGACCATGAGGCGGCGAAGGAGACCCTGTTCAAGGGGCTGGCTGCCTCGGGATGGCACACTGCCGCGATTGCCATGAACCTCGCGATCCAGTCCCGCCCGTTTGGCCCGCATCCGCTGATTGGCGCCGGTGTTGATGGGCTGCGCTGGACCATGCCGGTGCGGCCCAACGACCGCCTGCATCTGGTCGGGGAGGTCATGAGCCTGACGCCTTCGAAGTCGAAGCCGCAGGGCATCGCGCTGGTGAAATGGACGATGTTCAACCAGAACGACGAGGAGGTTTACACCTTCACCCCGATCGCGATCGTACCGCGACGCGGGTAG
- a CDS encoding multidrug efflux RND transporter permease subunit, whose protein sequence is MNLSKFFIDRPIFAGVLSVLIFLAGLISLFAMPISEYPDVVPPSVLVRATYPGANPKVIAETVATPIEEQINGVEGMLYMSSQATTDGAMTLTVTFRLGTDPDKATQLVQNRVQQAEPRLPAVVRQLGIITKKSSPDLTMVVHLLSPNGRYDMTYLRNYAVLNVKDRLARIDGVGDVQLYGAGDYSMRVWVDPQKAAEHGLTASDIVKAIQAQNVEAAAGVVGSSPNVRGIDLQLSVNAEGRLANEEQFGDIVVKTGTRGEVVRLRDVARIELGASEYGLRSLLDNKQAVAIPIFQAPGSNALQISDNVRATMNEIKKNMPEGVSYQIVYDPTQFVRSSIEAVIHTLLEAIALVVLVVILFLQTWRASIIPLLAVPVSIVGTFAVMHVFGFSINALSLFGLVLAIGIVVDDAIVVVENVERNIEAGLSPRDATYQAMREVSGPIIAIAMVLIAVFVPLAFISGLTGQFYKQFALTIAISTVISAVNSLTLSPALSALLLKGHNEPKDKLTIIMEKSLGLFFRRFNRAFTYSSESYSGTVTKVISGKAAVMGLYVVLVGLTAFLFQQVPSGFVPGQDKQYLVGFARLPDGATLDRTEEVIRKMSDIALTQPGVESSVAFPGLSISGFTNSSNAGIVFSTLKPFDERKDPALSGPALAAELNKKYAGIQEAFIAMFPPPPVNGLGTIGGFKLQIEDRAGLGYDALNEATKAFMAAMQKAPEIAGVFSSFQVNVPQLFADIDRTKALQLGVPVTEVFNTLQIYLGSYYVNDFNKFGRTYSVRVQADAPFRARADDIRQLKVRSSSGDMVPLSALLKIRQSAGPERAIRYNGFLSSDINAAAAPGFSSGQAQEAATRIAAETLPPGFAFEWTDLTYQEFIAGNSGIWVFPLAILLVFLVLAALYESLTLPLSIIMIVPMGLLAAMFGVWFSKGDNNVFTQIGLIVLVGLSAKNAILIVEFARELEFAGRTPIRAAIEASRLRLRPILMTSMAFIMGVLPLVLSTGAGSEMRRAMGVAVFSGMIGVTVFGLFLTPVFYVLLRTITGNKPLVHHSSDTSAAPVQGLHHEVQGH, encoded by the coding sequence ATGAATCTCTCAAAGTTCTTCATCGATCGTCCGATTTTCGCCGGCGTGCTGTCGGTCCTGATCTTCCTCGCCGGCCTGATCTCGCTGTTCGCGATGCCGATCTCGGAATATCCCGACGTCGTGCCCCCCTCGGTGCTGGTGCGCGCGACCTATCCCGGTGCCAATCCCAAGGTGATCGCGGAGACCGTGGCGACGCCGATCGAGGAGCAGATCAACGGCGTCGAAGGCATGCTCTACATGTCGAGCCAGGCGACCACCGACGGCGCGATGACGCTGACGGTGACGTTCCGCCTCGGCACCGACCCCGACAAGGCGACGCAGCTGGTGCAGAACCGCGTGCAGCAGGCCGAGCCTCGCCTGCCGGCCGTGGTTCGCCAGCTCGGCATCATCACCAAGAAGTCCTCGCCCGACCTCACCATGGTCGTGCATCTCTTGTCGCCGAACGGCCGCTACGACATGACGTACTTGCGCAATTACGCGGTGCTCAATGTCAAGGATCGCCTGGCGCGGATCGACGGCGTCGGCGACGTCCAGCTCTATGGCGCCGGCGACTATTCGATGCGGGTCTGGGTCGATCCGCAGAAGGCGGCCGAGCATGGCCTGACCGCCAGCGACATCGTCAAGGCGATCCAGGCGCAGAACGTCGAGGCCGCCGCCGGCGTGGTCGGCTCCTCCCCCAACGTTAGGGGTATCGACCTGCAGCTCTCCGTCAATGCGGAAGGCCGTCTCGCCAACGAAGAACAGTTCGGCGACATCGTGGTCAAGACCGGTACGCGCGGCGAGGTCGTTCGCCTGCGCGACGTCGCGCGCATCGAGCTTGGCGCGTCCGAATACGGTCTGCGCTCACTGCTCGACAACAAGCAGGCGGTGGCGATCCCGATCTTCCAGGCGCCCGGCTCCAACGCGCTGCAGATCTCCGACAACGTCCGCGCCACCATGAACGAGATCAAGAAGAACATGCCGGAGGGCGTGTCCTACCAGATCGTCTACGACCCCACCCAGTTCGTGCGCTCCTCGATCGAGGCCGTGATCCACACCCTGCTGGAAGCGATCGCGCTGGTGGTGCTTGTGGTGATCCTGTTCCTGCAGACCTGGCGCGCCTCGATCATTCCGCTGCTGGCCGTGCCGGTGTCGATCGTCGGCACCTTCGCGGTGATGCACGTGTTCGGCTTCTCCATCAACGCGCTCAGCCTGTTCGGCCTCGTGCTCGCCATCGGCATCGTCGTCGACGACGCCATCGTCGTGGTCGAGAACGTCGAGCGCAACATCGAGGCCGGGCTGTCGCCGCGCGATGCCACCTATCAGGCCATGCGCGAGGTGTCCGGGCCGATCATCGCGATCGCGATGGTGCTGATCGCGGTGTTCGTGCCGCTGGCCTTCATCTCCGGCCTCACCGGCCAGTTCTACAAGCAGTTCGCGCTGACGATCGCGATCTCGACCGTGATCTCGGCGGTGAATTCGCTGACGCTGTCGCCGGCGCTGTCGGCGCTGCTGCTCAAGGGGCACAACGAGCCGAAGGACAAGCTCACGATCATCATGGAGAAGAGCCTTGGCTTGTTCTTCCGCCGCTTCAATCGGGCGTTCACTTACTCGTCGGAGAGCTACAGCGGCACTGTCACCAAGGTCATTTCGGGCAAGGCCGCAGTGATGGGCCTCTATGTGGTGCTCGTCGGCCTCACCGCCTTCCTGTTCCAGCAGGTCCCGAGCGGCTTCGTGCCGGGTCAGGACAAGCAGTACCTCGTCGGCTTCGCCCGCCTGCCCGATGGTGCAACGCTCGACCGCACCGAAGAGGTGATCCGCAAGATGAGCGACATCGCGCTGACCCAGCCCGGCGTCGAGAGCTCGGTCGCCTTCCCCGGCCTGTCGATCTCCGGCTTCACCAACTCGTCCAATGCCGGCATCGTGTTCTCGACGCTGAAGCCGTTCGACGAGCGCAAGGATCCCGCGCTCAGCGGTCCCGCGCTCGCGGCCGAGTTGAACAAGAAATACGCCGGGATCCAGGAAGCCTTCATCGCCATGTTCCCGCCGCCGCCGGTCAACGGCCTCGGCACCATCGGCGGCTTCAAGCTGCAGATCGAGGATCGCGCCGGCCTCGGCTATGACGCGCTGAACGAGGCGACCAAGGCGTTCATGGCGGCGATGCAGAAGGCGCCGGAGATCGCCGGCGTGTTCTCGAGCTTCCAGGTCAACGTGCCCCAGCTGTTCGCCGACATCGACCGCACCAAGGCGCTGCAGCTTGGCGTGCCGGTGACGGAAGTGTTCAACACGCTGCAGATCTACCTGGGCTCCTACTACGTCAACGACTTCAACAAGTTTGGCCGCACCTATTCAGTCCGAGTCCAAGCCGACGCGCCGTTCCGCGCCCGCGCCGACGACATCAGGCAGTTGAAGGTGCGTTCGTCCTCCGGCGACATGGTGCCATTGTCGGCGCTGCTCAAGATCCGCCAGAGCGCGGGGCCGGAGCGCGCGATCCGCTACAACGGCTTCCTGTCGTCCGACATCAACGCGGCGGCCGCGCCCGGCTTCTCGTCGGGACAGGCGCAGGAGGCGGCGACGCGGATCGCAGCGGAGACGCTGCCGCCCGGTTTCGCCTTCGAATGGACCGACCTGACCTATCAGGAGTTCATCGCCGGTAATTCCGGCATCTGGGTGTTCCCGCTGGCGATCCTGCTGGTGTTCCTGGTGCTGGCCGCACTCTACGAGAGCCTGACCCTGCCGCTCTCGATCATCATGATCGTGCCGATGGGCCTGCTCGCCGCGATGTTCGGCGTCTGGTTCTCCAAGGGCGACAACAACGTCTTCACCCAGATCGGCCTGATCGTGCTCGTCGGCCTCTCCGCCAAGAACGCGATCCTGATCGTCGAATTCGCGCGCGAGCTCGAATTCGCCGGACGCACGCCGATCCGGGCGGCGATCGAGGCGAGCCGGTTGCGACTGCGTCCGATCCTCATGACGTCGATGGCGTTCATCATGGGCGTGCTGCCCTTGGTGCTCTCGACCGGCGCCGGCTCGGAGATGCGCCGGGCGATGGGCGTTGCGGTGTTCTCCGGCATGATCGGCGTCACCGTGTTCGGCCTGTTCCTGACGCCGGTGTTCTATGTGCTGCTCAGAACCATCACCGGCAACAAGCCGCTGGTGCATCACAGCAGCGACACCAGCGCAGCGCCGGTTCAGGGGCTTCATCACGAAGTCCAGGGACACTAA
- a CDS encoding lytic murein transglycosylase — MIKGRIVATAVIGATALLLSLPSAEAAQCGSSPAGFEAWKREFSAEAQGKGIGQTAISALMQTNYASATIAADRGQRSFSLSLDQFLAKRGATTIVAKGRQLKQSQAALFASIQQRYGVPPGPLIAIWGMETGFGSQRGNQNMLSSIATLAYDCRRPEFFTDQLYAALKLIDRGTLSGSTRGSMHGEVGQTQFMPKNILAYGTGNLEVAANALNSTANFLKAHGWRAGAGYQPGEPNFAAIEAWNAAGVYQKAIALMGRQIDEGGGAAASR; from the coding sequence TGGCGCGACCGCGCTGCTACTCTCCCTGCCTTCGGCCGAGGCCGCACAATGCGGCAGCTCGCCGGCTGGCTTCGAGGCCTGGAAGCGCGAGTTCAGCGCGGAGGCGCAAGGAAAGGGTATTGGCCAGACCGCGATCTCGGCCTTGATGCAGACCAACTACGCCAGCGCCACCATCGCCGCCGACCGCGGCCAGCGCAGCTTCTCGCTGTCGCTCGACCAGTTCCTGGCCAAGCGCGGCGCCACCACGATCGTCGCCAAGGGGCGGCAGCTCAAGCAGTCGCAGGCCGCGCTGTTCGCCTCGATCCAGCAGCGCTATGGCGTCCCGCCCGGGCCGCTGATCGCGATCTGGGGCATGGAGACCGGCTTCGGCAGCCAGCGCGGCAACCAGAACATGCTGTCGTCCATCGCAACGCTCGCTTATGATTGCCGCCGTCCCGAATTCTTCACCGACCAGCTCTATGCCGCGCTGAAGCTGATCGACCGCGGCACCCTGTCGGGATCGACCCGCGGCTCCATGCATGGCGAGGTCGGCCAGACCCAGTTCATGCCCAAGAACATCCTGGCCTATGGCACCGGCAATCTCGAGGTCGCTGCCAACGCGCTGAACTCGACTGCCAATTTCCTCAAGGCCCACGGCTGGCGTGCGGGAGCCGGTTACCAGCCGGGCGAACCGAATTTCGCTGCGATCGAGGCCTGGAATGCCGCCGGCGTCTATCAGAAGGCAATCGCCTTGATGGGTCGGCAGATCGACGAGGGGGGAGGGGCGGCGGCCTCGCGCTGA
- a CDS encoding efflux RND transporter periplasmic adaptor subunit, with amino-acid sequence MPPSQNTSRAGRIRRLLGGVAIVGALAVAGSIATGRYFHAAQATATAAAAEQAVPVTVALIEPKQTVLWDDFSGRLEAIQRVELRPRVAGAILSTNFTEGALVKAGDVLFKIDPAPYAAEVDKAAAQLEAAKARVVFTQSELERGAQLVGNAVVTRRDYDQRDNANREAIANVKAAEATLQTAKLNLDYTEVRAPVDGRVGKIEVTVGNLVAAGTASPVLTSLVSVNPIYASFDADEEVVLRALNSIADGSGQRGKLDQIPVEMATSGGLSAKGHIQLIDNQVNGQSGTIRVRAVFRNEDGRLIPGQFARVRMGQPKQQTLVMIDERAIGTDQDKKFVMAVGDDSRAVYRPITLGGAVDGLRIVTEGLKPGDRIVVNGLQRVRPGALLKTEIAAMGARGPQQASNHSNQDVVQR; translated from the coding sequence ATGCCCCCCTCCCAAAACACCTCCCGCGCCGGCCGTATCCGCCGCCTTCTCGGCGGCGTCGCCATCGTGGGCGCCCTCGCCGTGGCCGGCTCGATCGCGACCGGCCGCTACTTCCATGCCGCGCAGGCGACCGCAACGGCGGCTGCGGCCGAACAGGCCGTCCCCGTCACGGTCGCGCTGATCGAACCCAAGCAGACCGTGCTGTGGGATGATTTCTCCGGCCGGCTCGAGGCGATCCAACGCGTCGAGCTTCGCCCGCGCGTGGCCGGTGCGATCCTGTCGACCAACTTCACCGAAGGCGCGCTGGTGAAGGCCGGCGATGTGCTGTTCAAGATCGACCCGGCGCCTTATGCGGCCGAGGTCGACAAGGCCGCCGCCCAGCTCGAAGCTGCGAAAGCGCGCGTCGTGTTCACCCAGAGCGAGCTCGAGCGCGGTGCGCAGCTCGTCGGTAACGCCGTGGTCACCCGGCGTGATTACGACCAGCGCGACAACGCCAATCGCGAGGCGATTGCCAACGTCAAGGCGGCCGAAGCGACGCTGCAGACCGCAAAGCTCAATCTCGACTACACCGAGGTGCGCGCACCGGTGGACGGCCGCGTCGGCAAGATCGAGGTCACCGTCGGCAATCTCGTCGCCGCCGGCACCGCCTCCCCGGTGTTGACCTCGCTGGTCTCGGTCAATCCGATCTACGCGTCCTTCGATGCGGACGAAGAGGTCGTGCTGCGCGCGCTGAACTCGATTGCAGACGGCTCGGGCCAACGCGGCAAGCTCGACCAGATCCCGGTGGAGATGGCGACGTCGGGCGGTCTCTCGGCGAAGGGCCACATCCAGCTCATCGACAACCAGGTCAACGGCCAAAGCGGCACGATCCGCGTCCGCGCGGTGTTCCGCAACGAGGACGGGCGTCTCATCCCCGGCCAGTTCGCCCGCGTGCGCATGGGCCAGCCGAAGCAGCAGACATTGGTGATGATCGACGAGCGCGCGATCGGCACCGACCAGGACAAGAAGTTCGTGATGGCGGTCGGCGACGACAGCCGCGCGGTCTACCGGCCGATCACGCTCGGCGGTGCGGTCGACGGACTGCGCATTGTCACCGAGGGGCTGAAGCCCGGCGACCGTATCGTGGTGAACGGTCTGCAACGCGTGCGTCCGGGCGCCCTTCTCAAGACCGAGATCGCGGCGATGGGCGCGCGTGGTCCGCAGCAGGCTTCCAACCACAGTAACCAGGACGTGGTGCAACGTTGA